Genomic window (Macaca thibetana thibetana isolate TM-01 chromosome 6, ASM2454274v1, whole genome shotgun sequence):
TTTTTGTTCCTTAACTGAAGAATGACAactactttccttctttcttgtttgtcTGACTTTCCCAATGAAGAAGTCGTCACCACTATCACTATCTTCAGACATGGAAGACTGCTTGTAAAACCTTTCTTCTGTGCTATCATCAAAATACTCCTTTTCCTCTTCACATACTTCTTCTCCGCCATCACTGTTACTAGAGAGTGAGCTATCAGatcctttgttttttttagtttgaCTTAGTGTTTTCAGCTTTGGGTCAGCAGGTGTCTTGTGGGACTCAAGGGAAACTACAGAATCCTTTTCTGAAGGCTTTGATGGAGAATTTGGAATAGTCACTGCTTTAGGTCCGTGTTCCATCTTGGCTACTTTTTCCTTTGAATTGTGTGTTGGTTTCTTCGCCAGTATTTTGGTTTCTTTGACTTTTTGCTCACTGATAATAGTTCCTTCATGCTGTAAATTACTTCCATTATCATTTGAATACAAAGTATTCTTAGAATGATTGTCCTCTGAAGCATTCTTTGATGACTCAACTTCAGCAACATTTTGTCTTGCTTCTTTAAAGGCTTGGACAGCAGCTGCAAGAGAAATAGTGCATGACTCATTTTAGCACTGAAACACATAAAACATGACTGTTTtagaacaatatttaaaaaaattatttgaaaagatttaagAGGGCAGTTGGAAttgatattaaatacatataatggGTCTGAATTCACAAAGAAATCTTTTGACTTCTTAAAAACCAAACATATGATATGCTCAGATGTATTCATTTTAAATcgtgaaaatgaaaagaaaatcttttcttcATGTGTTGGAGTTATGAAGAACAgtaaaaacatcacattatacaaataaaaggaaatggcaactttaatttatataataataatgcattgagTATTATAAATTGTGCTTTCAGACATAAAAATCAGTATCATGTgacaaaaacatttcattttataaatatattttataataaatatataaaaaattacgTTCCTAAGTGGGAAAACCAAAAGTAATGAGTtatgtcaatatttttaaaaaactattcaaCTTTAtcttgtatatattatatatagaaagatatatattacatattatatgttcATATATTAGAATTTATTAAACAATACAGATTTGGTTTTTCTTCAGAGATCAcactttctgtattttcagaCACCTTCCACATTggtaaatatttgaaagaaacttACATTTATAATAGAACCTCAAGAGTTAAAATAAGTGAATCACCATTATCCAAAGTCTACAAAGGCATTAAGTACATGGCTTAAAAGTCATTTAATTCATACCTTTTAGCACATCTATCTTTTTCTTCAGAAGAGGATGTACTGCTAGTCTGGCAATTGCTCTTTCAGTTGCAGTAGAATCTGgctgcaaatttaaaaatataataaatgtatggaaataaaataaaaatgacaccactgaaagtgaataaaataaaatctatcatAGTCTTTAAAATTAGAGTTGAGAATAGAACTAGTTAATAGTCTCCTTAGATAAGTTATCTGTATAATCGAGCCATGCTAAAGACAAAGATCATCCTGACAAAAATATTACTGCctttgaataattaaaattatcacttaatcattaataaatattctttggATACTTAATGTTCCCAGAATTGTGATAAGCACCAtgtgtaacattaaaaaaaaaaaaacatagtttttaCTATCAAAGAGCTTAAATCATCTAATTAAGATGACTAAATATCAAAGAATCAAATAACATATTAGTGCTAAACTGGGTGAGACTACTGTAATACTTGAAGTCCCATTTAACAGAGACCCAGAAATTATCTAATGCtccatatttctattttaaatgtctACTATCACTGACACGTTCTCAGGGCCTAGAACAATAACTTGATCATAGaaaacacattataaatatttgatgatgaCTGAATGGGGACATTAtatacaatattaatatatttatacatttggaAAAATCACAATGCCGGCTAATGACTTGAGATGCCATATGAAGGCTGACAAATCTAAATTTCGACCTCCAGCTCCAACTGAGCTCTAAGCTGATACATCAAACCACCTAACTTGACATCTATTTCACATTGTCAAAACGGAATTCTGTTTTTTCCTCGCTAATCTGCTTCTCCTGTAGCTTTTCCATCTGATTGTATGTAATTTCCATTCTTCTGGTTGCTCAGGCCTAAAACTGTAAGGATTCTTTCCCAATATTTCTCTTTCCCTCAAAACTCACAAGACACTCTGTGGttccaaatgtaaaatatatcCAAAACCAGTCGCTTCTCATCATTTCTATTCTTACTACCTTTGACTAAATCACCAACACCTCTCACCTGGACCGACATAATTAAACTTATACCTGGGCACTCTCCTTTGCAATCTGCTCTCTAAACAGTCAGTTTTCTACATAGCAGCCATGgcggattttaaaaatgtaatcaaatCATGCTATTTCCATATCTGTTCTTCTTTAAGCTTTATTGCCTTCTGATGCTTAGGCCATACCATTGCAATCTCTTCTCTACCTGGAATACTCTACTCCCAAATATATACACGGGTGATCATCTCACTGTATTCAGGTCTCTGCTTAAATGTCATCTCAACTAGCACAACACTTCCCATCACTATTTACTTCACATCACTTACCACTGCATGGCAGTGTAGATGTTTTCATATCTATGAGGCAGAGACTTTGTTTGCCTCATTGCTAAAGATTCAATGCCTAGAATAGTGAGTGGTAGGCACCCAATATACATTAATAAAGCTAGTGAATAAATTTCACTAGTGTGTGAAAGTAAAACAACCAGTTTCAAATGTCTTTATCCTAAATTTACCCTTCATTGTGAATAGTCAAATAAAAGGTGTTTCCAACCCAGAATTATAAATGTACGAATACCgaaataaaaacaagatgatGGCAGTATGCAAGCTATTCTGTTTGGAGGATTCATCTGAGTAATGTCactcaaagaatatttaaattacaCCTGGTGCAAATCCTGTGCCAGGACCACCTGCTATTTAATTATCTTGTGTACTAGGTTAAAtagtgtcccctcaaaattcacatCCACCAGGAAACTcagaatgtgaacttatttggaaacaAAGTCTTTGCAGATTAAATTATGATGGAATCACAGTGGCTCAGGGTGGTCCTAAGCCCAGTATGTCTGGTTTCCTTATAAGGAGAAGAATATTTAGATATAGGGGCACAGAGAGACACAGTAAAGACTACGTGAACACTAAGGCAAAGATTGGAGTTATCCTGGCATCAGCCACCAGTAGCTGAAAGAAGCAGGAAGGTTTCCCCTCTGGAGCTTTCAGAGAAAGTGTGGCCTCACTGACACCTTAATTTCAAGCTTTCACCCTCatcaactgtgagaaaataaatttacctttttttgttgttgttgagagggagtctcactctgttgcccaggctggagttgcagtagcatgatctcggcacactgcaacctccgcctcccaggttcaagctattctcctgtctctttATATCccaactcccaagtagctgggattacaggcacccaccaacacgctcggctaatttttgtatttttagtagagatggggtttcaccacgttggccaggctggtgttggactcctgaccttgtgatccgcccgcctcagcctcccaaagtgctgggattacaggcgtgagccaccgcatctggccaatTTACGTAGTTTTAAACCACTCAATTTGTGATACTTTCTTATGGCAGCCTTAGGAAACTGATACACCTCTATTCCGACTATTAGACACAGCTTCTGTTCAACCTTTTCCAAGAAATGTCGTCTACTTATGGACCATTCATTTAAGTACAGCACAAAGTGAACCCGTTTCTTCAACCTGCTGCTGATTTTCCTGATacaggaaagacagacagaagagAATTTAGGAAGGAAGCCTATTGCTAGTATCCTGAGTCACTTAGTGACAACCTGGGCTGCTGAAGGCATAGGTCAAACATGCTTGCTTGAGCATTAAAAGCTAGAATATAGAAACCCCAATGGAAAACATGATTTTCAGGCTAAGAAGACTGaaaacaatatatgaaaataGTCACATCAGTATATTGGGACCTAGAAGATTTCAGATAGTAAAACAAGTCAccaaataataaactaaaaagaaaagatgtacaAGATCACAATGGTTTCAGACGTTAATTCTTGAACTCAAACTATAGAGCAGCTAATGCTTCTAAAATTATGaaggaaaagaatttccaacttagggaagaagaaaaatacttcCACACACGCaaagttatttcaaaaaaatttatatcCCGTGTACACTTCTGCCCAAGAAGCTACTGGCTCCCCTAAAATGAGGAAGGATACAAGTAATAAGAATGGCATAGGAGACAAGAAACAGAAGATCAGGCAAAAGGAATTTTCCAGTATGATGGTGACAAGAGACTTAGGTTAGGGATACTTGGTGTGTTGAATATCTGGAGAGGACATGTCAATAGCAGATGGAGAGACTGGTGTTACACTAGAGataagacagaaaactaacaaaataaacCTATCACAAAtggtagaaaacagaaatattatgcagaaaaagaaaagtaataataactCAGTACATGACTCACAGTAACAATAACATAATCACTAAATGTTCATCTAATCTGATTCAAGTATATAAGGAGGATGGAGGGGATAAGGAGGGATATCAGGAGATAAGTATATGAGGAGGATGGAGGGGATATATGACTTAGAGCCTGAGGGAGAAAAGAGATCTAAATCCTTACCTACCACAACATAAAGTTAACAGCTAGTGCTTAAAATGAAAAAGCTAATACAGTACATAAACATGTTGCTGTAGGGGTAAACTCTGTATGAACTAACTGCAATTGAAGCAGGAAAGGAATAACAGAGTACtgccatttttataaaaaaattcttGTAGAAGTATTCGATTTTCAAAACCAGGAATTGGCAAACTGGCCCATGGGGGCTGTTCCAGCCTGCCGCTGgaacttcttttatttaataaagttttatgggaACAAAGTCAATCACATTCATATGTATACTGCCTATGTCTACACTAATGACACAATGGCAAAGCAAAGTAGTTGTGACAGAAGCTGTGTGTCTTACAAAGGCATTCATTTCAggttctttatagaaaaagtatGATGCCTGCTCTAAATTACAGGCAAATACAATCCTTGGTGGGGCAGAACtaaaaaatcaggaagaaagaaaaaattgtgtaGTATACTGCTGTTTCCAAATCCCTGCTTTGACAACTTACTAAAATCTTTGCAGAACTGGGTATTTCTTTCCAGAGTTAGTTATACCTTCCCATCTTAGTTATAACAAGTTTTAGAAGAGCAGTGGTAACACTTGCATATCTAGTGTTGACTCTGGGGGTAAATGCTATTTTGCTAAGAatcattttatcattaattttatttagcaAAGCTGTTTCTCTGCCCTGGAAGATATCCCAGGCTAACTCTGATTTAGTAATCTGATTTCagggaatttcatttttttctgaaagactCTAGAAAAAGATTTACAATTCTATAATTATGTACAAATCTCATGAATGaagatttttttagattttttttttctaatgtcttcTTCTATAACTGTGTTTTTATGTTGCAATCTTTGTGGAGCACTTATTTGTGGAAGAATATCAAGTTAATAAAAAATGAGACTGATTCGAAAAAGGCCACAGTGTTGCATAATCCCAAGATAGTCACTCACATTGTAGTTGTCAAATTGCAGCTCTGCAGCCATATATAACAGCAGTGAGCCAAAGGAGAACATAAAAGTCTGGGTCTACAGGGTATGTAGGGATATAAAATGAGTAGTTATGTAGAATTATGTATACTACAGCTTTAGGTTCTGTAATTATATGCAATTTGTGTTTTTGAAGAATAATAGTTAATGCTATCAGctgataaaatgttataaatatataaatattgctaTAAAACTCTAGgatatgttgttttattttaattgacaataatTTTCTGTActtatggggtacaaagtgatattgacacatgtatacattgtagaatgatcACATCAGAGTAATCAGCATATctatcactttaaacatttatcatttctttgtgatgagaacatttaaaatcctctcttttggctattttgaaatatattcttaaGTGTAGTCACCTTGCTGTGCGACAGAGCACCAAAATTTGGTTCTTCTTTCTAACTGTAACCTTCTATCTGTTGACCAATTCTCCCTTTTCCAGTTTGTACTactcctgcccccagcctctggtaacgaccattctactctctatttccacGAGTTTGacgtttttagattccacatacaagtgagcTCTACCAAATTTCACTTCCATTAGCAATATATTAAAGTATGTTTTTCTATGTGGTTTTCCCATGCAGAATGTTAGcagactttttgttttctgtaatctAAAAACTCTGTAATGTAAACTAAAAACAGTAAGtcattataacattattttttattcattatgttAGTAGACCACTAGTATGTACTTTTCTACAAACATCTGTTCATAAatcttgctttgttctttttctgctgGTTTGTTCATCATAAGTAATCTTCATAGATTTAGAAAATTAGCTGTGTCCTTTCACACGTATTTGCaatgttagtattttttaaaatcttttttttggACAATTTTCTGggtgagaaatttaaaattttcatgagtCAAACTTTCATGACTTCTGAGTTTTAGATTATGAAAATCACCTCTacaccaaatatatttttctattaataagtACTTTGTTGATAAGGGTagttatttttaaggaaaatataaaacatattctgATGCTTTATGCTTCGGCTAATATTTGATGAGAATGTGGCTTATTCATGAAAAGGATGACATGTGGGCATTTGATTTCCTATAATCGCACCATACCAGAGAATACACTTTTTGCTTCTGGGAAAGTTCTGAATAACCATAAATACAAAATCCAGTTTATACTATGTGGAAGTATCCATGTCCTCAACAATGGCTAAGAGAAACATCGCTTCACGGGTAGAAATACCATTCTGTTTAAGAACAATGGGTTGAAAATAAACGGTTTCTCAagttcttgtttattttattgagaattttttaacaaaaatgtctGTGAAGTATGTGCTGTACCTACTCTGTACCATAATCTTATGGTGTATATACAGTTCAAAATGTACTCAGTgcttctaatttttataaatgaaattttgataaagttgCCTATCCAATACCATGGCCAAACATCTTAGAGAATGAACTACTTGTTATATTGAAATAGGTAAAATGTTAGAGTTAATAATACTtaacaaaacatatttaaaaattacaatacagACATAGTGAGTGCATGACACAGTGAAGTTTTGAggcaaaaaaaatctaaacactGGGAAGATGAGCTTTGTCATTTTTATCAGATGCCATAACAACTCTGAAGAGGGACTAAAATGCAACATCAGGACGTTTGATCTGGAAGAGCTCTTTATTACAGAAATGAGAAGCAACAAGAGTCAGTGGTGGTAAGTAAcctaaggtcacaaagctaggGAGAAGGTAACACTAGTTGAAATGCAGAAACTCCTAGAAACCTCTAACTTTTGCTAAACAAGAATCTTTGCAGAGTGTGAGTTCACAACTTATAATGAGGATATTAACAATCACTCCCTAGAAGTATATCTGAATTgtcagtctcaaagaaaaaggcACAAGTTATGCTCAAGTACTAATTAGAATACTGTTATTATAACACTATAAGAAATCATAATAATTAGAATTGAGGCTTTcactgaattaaaaattatttaatcaagGCATTCCTAAACATCAGAGTGTATTGTAGGAGAGACATATATCTCCTTCGTATATATCTGGTCCTTCAATATTCCTTATATTTAGTTGCCAGCTATTTTTAACTAATTTGTATTTCATCTTGATGACATGTAATTTGCAAATGTCAGTTGCTGGCTTGAAATTATAGCCGGGGAGTAGTAAAAAATATTCTAATGGGCAGTGAAAAaactgtgcaaaaaaaaaaaaaaaaaaaaaaaaagtgcaaatgaAAATCTTAATAACATACACATTagttatatgttttataaatactaaACTTAGTTTTCCATTcttaaaagactaataaaattacACATGTACTTAAAAATATTGGTTTTAAAGAAAGTCTTTGACATACCAATTTAGTAAATTATGGcaattatttaagtatttttactcTTCCtaagagaaagtcaaatttaatatttttagctttacattttaaatctttaattttattcttaaaaattttattcttagaaaatcccacatttaacttttaaaattcaaatttcaacaAGATCTAAAGGAGAAATGGACCAAAGATTTTATCAATCAATGAGACTAACCTTCTAGGCTTGATTTCAAGATTACCTACCCAATTAGGAACAAGCTAGAACTCAAAATCTGTTTTCGGAATTCAGTCTAGTATTCtcaacaaattttcttttcaactcTGAGATAACTTTCACGTTTCATGACCCAACTCCAGATGTTTTTTACACTATAAATTGCGTAAAGCTCCCTTCatgtgtttttgaaaagaaatgaaatataagcattaaaacaaaaagttgatgaAGCAGATGGGCTCAGGTTTATTACTTTGGCAGGGTTTTGGGTCTCTGTTGCACTGAGATAATATATGCATCTTGCTTATTGCACTGGgataatatttgcatttcttgCTTATTGCACTGGGTTAAGTGCAGAAACTCACAAGAATGAGTAGAACAGACTCTTTCcctcctcatttctctcttgccCATCTTCCTTCCTCACTTAACTTCTTCCCTCTTTGTATTTACTAAACTCTTACTATTATGTGAAGACACTATCTTtcacatgaggacacagagatCGTCTTTTGAAGCTCACACTGTTGCTCTAATTTAAAAGGCTAAGACAAATGCACAAACAACTAATACAAGGCAGAATGTGATAGGCTTCATAGATGAGATAGAAAATGGAGATTTATAAAGGGAATAGAAATACACTGATGtatcttaaataaatttattttgaaacttaaaaGGCTACTAAGTAATCTCAATGAAAAAACAGTTTTTACACCTGCATGAAAAAGTCTTCCCAATATCAGGAGGTATGAAGGAAACCACAGCTTTCCTTATTTAAAACTGACGTAATGTTTGCCATGGAAAATTCTTCGGAAACTGTGGTTTTCAGAAACATACCTCCAGTTTCTTCCAtttcaaatacattaaataaaaaagggaaaacaccttaccttttaatggaaattttttaCTTGGGTATATGGGTATTTATTATAAACAGAAAAGTATTTGGATGTATCTCAGAATGTAAACAATCCCAAAATGAAAAAGATCTCTTCTTTGAAATACTACCTAAAACAAACTGACTATAAATAAACTGGTGGAGGTAGAATGCTAGTAGCAGTACTTTGAATATCAGATGGACTTAATTTCAATTATAgatttttatctgatgatataaACCcacatattaatatttgtatttctcaaaaacatttagaaaaataatagcaaacagtCCATTTGGCTGGATCACGAGTAATGTGGCTAACTAAACATGGATATTTAGGTGGTGATGAAAAAAATACTCTCCAATATTCTGTCTACTGTGTGTTCCTGCGTTTGAAGACATttaataaaaacactgaaaactggtcatatataaatagattttttgtgaaaattaaataaagttttatgggaatttgatacacacatatacatacacacaaaatgttATATGTGAACATTACCATGAGGGAATGAACATAAGCGTAAGTGATAAAGCCAGTCATTTAATCATTCAAGCTAATCATTCATTAATCAACTGGAGGAAGTAATAGCTTTGTAGTAGGGGTATCTGcagctattatttcttttctgcatgAAAAGGGAGAGGACATAATCACTGTTCTACTTCTCCTAAGCCACTGGGTCTGCTTTTTAAGTGATAGTGATGTTTATCTTCAgttaaaacttacattaaataccAATTACACTCTTCCTTGGTTCCTATTTCCAGGAGTGGATCAATTTCTAAAGGTATTTAGTCCCAGAGCACCATACGTATATGTCCTATAGTCAACTAAGGaagaacaaacacataaaaataggacaaaacaacaagaacaaaaaggaaaactatgcAGAACTCCATGTAATTATAACAAATTCTAGGCAAGCAAAGGCCAAAAATGAACCTCTCTGTAACTTGCCCTTTTAACACTGGAAAGCCATAGGGAGTTAATAATATGACAGAAGGAAATGAATGcttgagaaaattaaaagtgtagaaatgaaaaaaataaaacgaaTTTTCAGTAGTGATGTGACACAACTGAATCAAACAGTGCTTATACTTATCACTATTTTATGGGTCTTTGGATCTTACAGTTTGGTACTGGTGGCAGAGTTACTGGGAAGGGAAGGTTAAAGGGGAGGATGGAGTTGAGTGCCAGAAAAGAAGCATAGAACAACTGAACAGACCAGGATGGGATGTTCCACTATGGCACtagtttctaaaagaaaaatggaaaagattcaGGACATATAGAAAGCAAAAATTCCAAAGACAAACCTGGCCCAGAATATTTTCCCTTGAGAGATTATGGGAATTATCCTTGCCATTATCGCAGAACATGAACCACTTTCCTCAACTCGACTTGCTCGCAAGAATAGTAGATAGGCAAGAAATCGGTAAGGTAATCCTTTCAGGACCATGCTCATCTACATACTATAAAAAGATGCACATACACAGGACagtcattttaaccatttctggCCACCCTACTCAGAAAACTTACCAAGAACTATGCATGAATCTATCCTTCCACCCATCTGAAGAATGGAATACTTCCtgtgagttttaaaatatcacatcttcatctgtttattttccaCCTCTCAGTTtcaaaaagaacttaaaagatcatagatataaaatatagtaagaaactgccaaataaaagtaggcagaaaacatgaaaagggggaaagagaaaatattattataatggaAGAGACtaattaaaatgaggaaactgtatacatcaaaagacactattaacAAAGTAAAAGGAAGCCAAATAATAAAGGCAGCTATTTCCAACCTGA
Coding sequences:
- the SRFBP1 gene encoding serum response factor-binding protein 1 isoform X2, producing the protein MAQPGTLNLNNEVVKMRKEVKRIRVLVIRKLVRSVGRLKSKKGTEDALLKNQRRAQRLLEEIHAMKELKPDIVTKSALGDDINFEKICKKPDSTATERAIARLAVHPLLKKKIDVLKAAVQAFKEARQNVAEVESSKNASEDNHSKNTLYSNDNGSNLQHEGTIISEQKVKETKILAKKPTHNSKEKVAKMEHGPKAVTIPNSPSKPSEKDSVVSLESHKTPADPKLKTLSQTKKNKGSDSSLSSNSDGGEEVCEEEKEYFDDSTEERFYKQSSMSEDSDSGDDFFIGKVRQTRKKESSCHSSVKEQKPLEKVFLKEDTGETHGDTRNDKTKPSTETRKLESVFFHSLSGSKGSRRNYKEQAPKTRSLDFPQNEPQIKNQFNKKLPRRLENTKQQLQLPLHPSWEASRRRKEQQSNIAMFQGKKITFDD